A genomic region of Negativicoccus succinicivorans contains the following coding sequences:
- the lexA gene encoding transcriptional repressor LexA, which produces MTNNQRPQLTTRQKDVLEYIRDFTYRNGYVPSVRDIARAIGVKSPSTVQGYLDGLEKAGYIRREPSQNRSIVLIEEDEWRQKELTPIPLIGNVHAGLPATAEQNVEDVYPFPLQFIGSDSAFMLEVKGDSMMDAGILEGDVLFVKEQPNAENGDIVVAMVGNEEATVKRFYKESDHIRLQPENDAYEPIISQDVKIVGRVIGVYRKYN; this is translated from the coding sequence ATGACAAACAACCAACGTCCGCAGTTAACGACACGTCAAAAGGATGTGCTGGAATATATTCGTGATTTTACGTATCGTAACGGTTATGTCCCTTCCGTTCGTGACATTGCACGAGCGATTGGTGTGAAGTCTCCTTCTACCGTACAGGGATATCTCGATGGTTTGGAAAAAGCCGGTTATATTCGCCGTGAGCCTTCGCAAAATCGCTCCATTGTGTTGATTGAGGAAGATGAATGGCGCCAAAAAGAATTGACACCAATTCCCTTGATAGGCAATGTTCATGCCGGTCTACCTGCTACTGCGGAGCAAAATGTAGAAGATGTCTACCCCTTCCCTCTTCAATTCATTGGCAGCGATTCGGCATTTATGTTGGAAGTCAAGGGCGACAGTATGATGGATGCAGGTATTTTGGAAGGTGATGTGCTTTTTGTTAAAGAGCAGCCGAATGCGGAAAATGGTGATATTGTGGTCGCTATGGTCGGTAACGAGGAAGCGACGGTAAAACGGTTTTATAAAGAGTCGGATCATATACGTCTGCAGCCTGAAAATGATGCATATGAACCCATCATCAGTCAAGATGTGAAAATCGTCGGCCGCGTGATCGGGGTATATCGAAAATATAATTGA
- a CDS encoding aspartate-semialdehyde dehydrogenase, with protein MSNARVAILGATGAVGQEFIQLIEERNFPYSELKLLASKRSAGKELTVKGKKIIVEEATPDSFNDIDIALFAGGSVSKTLAPEAAKRGAIVIDNSSTFRMDPNVPLVIPEINPEDVKAQQGIIANPNCSTIIMLMALKPIHDLSPIKEIVVSTYQAVSGAGKEGMEELTKQVEAIVNGETPQANYLPVASLDTHYQIAYNLIPQIDVFLDNDYTKEEMKMVNETHKVLHDDTIAVAPTTVRVPVMRSHAMSVRVKTEKPLEVAAVREALSAMPGVVVCDDPQQMQYPMPLDTSFKNDVSVGRLRKDLYDPNALNLWISGDQIRKGAALNTLQIAEYILENDLL; from the coding sequence ATCAGTAACGCACGTGTTGCTATTTTAGGTGCTACCGGCGCAGTAGGACAGGAATTTATTCAGCTTATTGAAGAACGTAATTTTCCATATAGCGAATTAAAATTATTGGCATCGAAACGTTCGGCCGGCAAGGAGCTTACCGTAAAAGGTAAAAAAATTATCGTAGAAGAAGCTACTCCCGATTCATTTAATGATATCGATATCGCTCTTTTTGCCGGTGGCAGTGTCAGCAAAACTCTTGCTCCGGAGGCGGCAAAACGCGGCGCCATTGTTATTGATAATTCGAGTACATTTCGGATGGATCCCAATGTACCTTTGGTCATTCCTGAAATTAACCCGGAGGACGTCAAAGCGCAACAAGGCATTATTGCCAATCCGAATTGTTCAACCATTATTATGTTGATGGCGTTGAAGCCGATTCATGATTTATCGCCGATTAAGGAAATTGTCGTCAGTACTTATCAAGCGGTATCCGGTGCCGGCAAAGAAGGCATGGAAGAATTGACAAAACAGGTGGAAGCTATCGTTAACGGCGAAACGCCCCAAGCAAATTATTTACCGGTTGCCAGCCTTGATACCCATTACCAGATCGCTTATAATTTGATTCCACAAATTGATGTCTTTCTGGATAACGACTATACCAAGGAAGAAATGAAAATGGTCAATGAAACGCATAAGGTTCTGCACGATGACACCATTGCGGTGGCACCGACCACGGTACGGGTACCGGTTATGCGTAGTCATGCCATGTCGGTTCGTGTAAAAACGGAAAAACCGTTGGAAGTTGCCGCCGTGCGAGAGGCCTTGAGCGCGATGCCGGGCGTCGTCGTCTGTGATGACCCGCAGCAGATGCAATATCCGATGCCGTTGGATACTTCTTTTAAAAACGATGTCAGCGTCGGGCGCCTGCGCAAAGACTTGTACGATCCCAATGCACTAAATCTGTGGATTTCCGGCGACCAGATTCGTAAAGGAGCTGCTTTAAATACACTGCAGATTGCGGAATACATTTTGGAAAACGATTTATTATGA
- a CDS encoding site-specific integrase yields MAKHFYLRDNQRIQNNSLLSSGSKELFTLEKSHSTIDAYESDWSDFCDWCSYRGIHYFPATPETIVNYIHDLSAYAKANTIARRVSALSENFTAGGLIKDNPCLSPLVKAAMKGIRRKIGTYQQGKSPLLKEDLEAIVQMMDIKDLTQHLDKTVLVIGFMGAFRRSELSSIRYEDIHFVRQGIEIFIPRSKADQEGEGNIVALPNLTQKELCPVTTLKSWLSRTKITSGPVFRSPTKTGKLRKNALSDQMVNRIVKRWAEKIGLDPADYGAHSLRHGFATSAALAGIEERRIMQQTRHHSVEMVRHYINEADRFEHNPLRDMFSSK; encoded by the coding sequence ATGGCTAAACACTTCTATTTACGGGATAATCAACGCATTCAGAACAATTCTTTGCTTTCTTCCGGAAGTAAGGAATTATTTACGTTGGAAAAGTCGCACTCGACAATTGATGCCTATGAATCAGATTGGTCGGACTTCTGTGATTGGTGCAGTTATCGTGGCATTCACTATTTCCCTGCGACTCCTGAGACGATTGTCAATTATATACATGATTTATCCGCTTATGCGAAAGCGAATACCATCGCCCGCCGTGTAAGCGCTCTATCGGAAAATTTTACGGCAGGCGGTTTGATTAAAGATAATCCCTGCCTATCTCCGTTAGTAAAGGCCGCGATGAAAGGTATTCGCCGTAAAATCGGTACCTATCAGCAAGGTAAATCACCGCTTTTAAAAGAAGATTTGGAAGCTATCGTGCAAATGATGGATATTAAAGATCTTACCCAGCATTTAGATAAAACGGTTCTTGTAATCGGTTTTATGGGAGCATTTCGCAGAAGCGAATTAAGTTCTATACGGTATGAAGATATTCATTTTGTACGGCAAGGTATTGAAATCTTTATTCCCCGCTCCAAGGCTGACCAGGAAGGTGAAGGTAATATTGTTGCCTTGCCGAATTTAACGCAAAAAGAATTATGTCCGGTCACGACCTTAAAAAGCTGGCTATCTCGAACTAAAATTACCTCCGGGCCGGTTTTTCGCTCGCCGACTAAAACGGGGAAATTACGTAAAAATGCGCTTTCTGACCAGATGGTCAATCGCATCGTCAAACGCTGGGCGGAAAAAATCGGTTTGGATCCGGCTGATTACGGGGCGCACAGCTTACGCCACGGCTTCGCTACATCGGCCGCATTGGCCGGCATTGAGGAGCGGCGTATTATGCAACAAACGCGACATCATTCCGTTGAAATGGTACGACATTATATTAATGAAGCGGATCGATTTGAGCATAACCCGTTGCGAGATATGTTCAGCAGTAAATAA
- the dapB gene encoding 4-hydroxy-tetrahydrodipicolinate reductase, whose amino-acid sequence MTTVLVCGAGGRMGREVVNAVWQDSELQLVGAVDVSNAGMPVAEIVNNDDCQVVIMDDLQAALEATSPDVVVDFTSPKVVFENAKTTLQHGTNIVIGTTGLTADERDALAKIASEKRVGVLVAPNFSLGAVLLMQASELMAKYFPNAEIIELHHNQKYDAPSGTARLTAEKIAKARTQAPALDKTQESLVGARGGVVEDVHIHSVRLPGYVAHQEVLFGGTGEIVTLRHDSLDRKSFMPGVLLACKKISQFPGLTYGLEHYLG is encoded by the coding sequence ATGACCACTGTTTTAGTTTGCGGTGCCGGAGGACGCATGGGCCGCGAAGTGGTAAATGCGGTTTGGCAAGATTCAGAATTGCAATTGGTCGGTGCCGTAGACGTGTCCAATGCGGGTATGCCGGTAGCGGAAATTGTCAATAATGACGATTGCCAAGTAGTAATTATGGATGATTTACAAGCTGCATTGGAGGCAACAAGCCCCGATGTAGTTGTCGATTTTACAAGTCCGAAGGTTGTTTTTGAAAATGCCAAAACGACGTTACAGCATGGAACCAATATTGTCATCGGGACGACCGGTCTCACTGCTGACGAACGCGATGCATTAGCCAAAATTGCCAGTGAAAAGAGAGTAGGTGTTTTAGTGGCACCTAATTTTTCTCTCGGCGCAGTACTATTGATGCAAGCCAGTGAATTGATGGCAAAATACTTTCCGAATGCGGAAATCATTGAGTTGCATCATAATCAAAAATACGACGCGCCTTCCGGAACCGCGCGCCTTACTGCAGAAAAAATTGCCAAGGCAAGAACACAGGCACCGGCTCTCGACAAAACGCAGGAAAGTTTAGTAGGTGCGCGTGGTGGTGTCGTTGAGGATGTACATATCCATAGCGTTCGTTTGCCCGGTTACGTTGCCCATCAGGAAGTTCTTTTCGGTGGTACCGGCGAAATCGTCACCTTGCGTCACGATTCGTTGGATCGTAAATCATTTATGCCGGGAGTTTTGCTTGCTTGTAAAAAGATCAGTCAATTCCCGGGGCTGACATATGGTTTGGAACATTATCTGGGATAG
- the argR gene encoding arginine repressor, which yields MKKKYRYAKIRDIIQKEVIETQEELAAALADEGVSVTQATISRDIKELMLIKIPTEDGRYRYAVSPEQPALFAKDRFISLFQGTITSIQYSGNLVVIQTLPGSAQAVAYALDNTDIQEIVGTIAGDDTILLVVSEGKDPKKVKDRLYSFLREA from the coding sequence ATGAAGAAAAAATATCGTTACGCGAAAATACGGGATATTATTCAAAAAGAAGTTATTGAAACACAAGAAGAGTTGGCAGCAGCACTTGCTGATGAGGGTGTCAGTGTAACGCAGGCTACGATCTCACGAGATATCAAAGAGCTGATGCTTATTAAAATACCAACGGAAGACGGTCGTTACCGTTATGCAGTTTCCCCCGAGCAGCCGGCATTATTTGCAAAAGATCGGTTTATCAGCTTATTTCAAGGAACTATTACCAGTATTCAGTACAGCGGTAATCTGGTCGTAATTCAAACGTTACCCGGCTCTGCCCAAGCAGTGGCCTATGCCTTGGATAATACCGATATTCAGGAAATTGTTGGTACGATTGCAGGGGATGATACTATCCTTTTGGTCGTTTCGGAAGGAAAAGATCCGAAGAAAGTAAAAGATCGTCTGTATTCATTTTTACGAGAGGCGTGA
- a CDS encoding adenosylhomocysteinase — MNSIIRDLSLAAEGEKRIDWVQRYMPVLQEIRRDLTKRQAFAGKTIVMSIHLEAKTAFLATVLQEAGAKVIVTGSNPLSTQDPIAAALVKRGLTVYATHGCTDEEYTQYLNHALDHKPHLILDDGGDVTALVLDSRKDAQERLLGGSEETTTGVQRLRVWDKEKKLQFPMVAVNDSLCKYLFDNRYGTGQSAWDGIVRTTNLTIAGRNVVVAGYGWCGKGVAMRAKGLGAHVYITEIDPIKAIEAVFDGFTVLPMEKAARLGDIFVTVTGCKDVITKAHYPLMKDGAILCNAGHFDVEVNVRELSEIADKEFEARQNIKGYTLANGNTLFVLAEGRLVNLAAGDGHPAEIMDLSFALQALALDYVQTNAEWLSPKVYVMPKAIDEKVARIKLAAMHYAIDTLTSEQYAYLYEEGSAE, encoded by the coding sequence ATGAATTCTATCATCCGAGATTTATCTCTGGCCGCGGAAGGCGAAAAAAGAATTGATTGGGTACAAAGATATATGCCGGTGCTGCAGGAAATTCGGCGAGATTTAACAAAGCGGCAAGCATTTGCAGGTAAAACCATAGTTATGTCGATTCACTTGGAGGCAAAAACGGCATTTTTGGCGACGGTTTTACAGGAAGCCGGAGCCAAGGTCATTGTCACCGGCAGCAATCCGCTTTCTACGCAGGATCCGATTGCCGCCGCTTTGGTTAAACGAGGTCTTACCGTATATGCTACGCACGGTTGTACCGATGAAGAATATACACAATACTTAAACCACGCTCTGGACCACAAGCCGCATCTGATTTTAGATGACGGCGGTGATGTGACGGCGCTTGTTCTGGATAGTCGTAAAGATGCGCAGGAGCGCCTCTTGGGCGGTTCCGAAGAAACGACTACCGGTGTACAGCGTTTGCGCGTATGGGATAAGGAAAAGAAACTGCAATTCCCGATGGTTGCTGTCAATGATTCACTGTGTAAATATCTTTTTGATAATCGCTACGGTACCGGGCAATCCGCTTGGGACGGTATTGTTCGGACGACTAATTTGACGATTGCCGGACGCAATGTGGTAGTTGCGGGGTATGGCTGGTGCGGTAAAGGCGTTGCCATGCGCGCCAAAGGATTAGGAGCACATGTTTATATCACGGAAATCGATCCGATCAAAGCGATCGAAGCGGTATTTGACGGTTTTACGGTGTTACCGATGGAAAAAGCGGCTCGTCTCGGTGATATTTTTGTCACGGTAACGGGGTGTAAGGATGTCATCACTAAAGCCCATTATCCGTTAATGAAAGATGGAGCCATTCTATGTAATGCAGGCCACTTTGACGTGGAAGTAAATGTGCGTGAACTCAGTGAAATTGCCGACAAAGAATTCGAGGCCCGACAAAATATTAAAGGCTATACATTGGCCAATGGAAATACTCTCTTCGTTTTGGCCGAGGGGAGACTGGTCAATTTGGCGGCAGGGGATGGACATCCCGCTGAAATCATGGACTTGTCCTTTGCGTTGCAAGCGTTGGCGTTAGATTATGTACAGACAAATGCGGAATGGCTTTCGCCGAAAGTATATGTCATGCCAAAAGCTATCGATGAAAAGGTCGCACGGATTAAATTAGCGGCGATGCATTATGCCATTGATACATTGACATCTGAACAATATGCTTACTTATATGAGGAAGGAAGTGCCGAATGA
- a CDS encoding LysM peptidoglycan-binding domain-containing protein, whose translation MTKTMSNIFMELGILIIFVIAGLMYFMSSKPVSQVYYQPIRIQSGDTLWKIASQYAPEHKDIREVVYEIQSYNHLVDAGALRPGVVIHIPVEASSINDEINIAAK comes from the coding sequence ATGACAAAAACAATGAGCAACATTTTTATGGAATTAGGCATTTTAATCATTTTTGTCATCGCAGGTCTGATGTACTTTATGAGCAGTAAGCCTGTTTCACAAGTATATTATCAACCGATTCGCATTCAGAGCGGTGATACATTATGGAAGATTGCTTCCCAATACGCACCGGAGCATAAAGATATTCGTGAGGTAGTGTATGAAATTCAAAGCTATAATCATTTAGTCGATGCCGGTGCATTGCGTCCGGGGGTGGTTATTCATATTCCGGTAGAAGCTTCCTCTATTAATGACGAAATAAACATTGCCGCAAAATAA
- the recN gene encoding DNA repair protein RecN gives MLQSLHIRNFALIEQLDIEFKEGVTVFTGETGAGKSILLDALGIALGDRAAVDYVRTDTKEFFVTAQFDVTDMPSVQTYCNEQNIPLADDEPLIISRRLSQTGKGQILVNGMLTSLRTLAGLGSLLVDIHGQNDNLKLQSDRYQLHVLDTFNRDGRQPEEIYHKAYQTWQQAVQRQRKFLEQEEERETLLARLNKEVREISAVKINPEKDTDIEAEIKRLTHAEKITAALQMASQLLNASGGSLETISQALNELQKASSFDEALLASVQTLETAFYNVEEVARNLQESLYTIEYSPERLDQLQERAQLLRDLRLKYGDTLEEILVYQAIIQKKIMELENAQETGDALAQAAAAAFQEAQTARDAWNETRYRAAAELSGEIEIALRDLDLPNGNLSYSLIPGDTLTPQGLAEAELVFSANVGEPPKSLSEVGSGGELARISLALKTVLAAQMDLPTLVLDEIDVGISGNAALRVAERIHTLGQHTQVICITHLAQTAAIAQTHYHLYKESSGGRTQTHLVSIPESERAQELARLIEGDRFTGTTLDTVTRWLQYFRAKNKS, from the coding sequence GTGCTCCAGTCGTTACATATTCGCAATTTTGCGCTCATAGAACAACTGGATATTGAATTTAAGGAAGGCGTAACGGTTTTTACCGGCGAAACCGGTGCCGGCAAGTCGATTCTTTTAGATGCATTGGGAATCGCATTGGGAGATCGCGCCGCCGTCGATTATGTTCGAACCGATACAAAAGAGTTTTTTGTGACCGCTCAATTTGATGTCACGGATATGCCTTCTGTTCAAACCTATTGTAATGAACAAAATATACCACTGGCCGATGACGAGCCATTAATCATTTCTCGACGTTTATCGCAAACCGGTAAAGGACAAATTCTGGTTAACGGTATGCTCACTTCCTTGCGAACCCTTGCAGGTTTAGGATCATTATTGGTCGATATTCACGGGCAAAACGACAATTTGAAATTGCAATCCGATCGATACCAGCTACATGTGCTGGATACCTTCAATCGTGACGGTCGACAACCGGAAGAAATTTATCACAAAGCCTATCAAACTTGGCAGCAAGCGGTCCAACGTCAGCGTAAATTTTTAGAGCAGGAAGAGGAGCGTGAAACACTTCTAGCACGTTTAAATAAAGAAGTAAGAGAGATCTCTGCCGTTAAAATCAATCCTGAAAAGGATACGGATATCGAAGCGGAAATTAAACGACTGACGCATGCGGAAAAGATCACGGCCGCATTGCAAATGGCAAGTCAATTATTGAATGCTTCCGGAGGAAGCCTGGAAACAATTTCACAAGCATTAAACGAGTTGCAAAAGGCGAGTAGCTTCGATGAGGCATTGTTGGCTTCCGTGCAGACCTTGGAGACTGCTTTTTATAATGTAGAAGAGGTCGCACGTAATTTACAGGAGAGTCTTTATACAATCGAGTACTCTCCGGAGCGGTTGGATCAGTTGCAGGAACGGGCCCAGCTTTTAAGAGACTTGCGATTAAAATACGGCGATACACTGGAAGAGATTCTTGTTTACCAAGCGATCATACAAAAAAAGATTATGGAGCTTGAAAATGCGCAGGAAACCGGTGACGCATTAGCACAAGCTGCAGCGGCCGCTTTTCAAGAGGCCCAGACGGCCAGAGATGCTTGGAATGAAACACGATATCGCGCTGCGGCGGAACTAAGCGGAGAAATCGAAATCGCATTGCGCGATTTGGATTTACCGAATGGCAACTTGTCATATTCTCTCATTCCCGGAGATACGTTAACTCCGCAAGGCTTAGCTGAGGCAGAGCTTGTGTTTAGCGCTAATGTCGGTGAGCCGCCAAAATCACTCAGTGAGGTTGGTTCAGGGGGAGAATTGGCACGAATTTCACTGGCCTTAAAAACGGTTCTTGCGGCGCAAATGGACTTGCCGACGCTTGTTTTGGATGAAATCGACGTCGGCATCAGCGGTAACGCGGCGCTACGCGTAGCAGAGAGAATTCATACTCTGGGACAGCATACCCAAGTAATATGCATTACGCATTTGGCACAGACCGCAGCAATTGCACAAACGCATTACCACCTTTACAAGGAAAGCAGCGGGGGACGTACCCAAACGCACTTGGTATCGATTCCGGAATCAGAACGTGCGCAGGAGTTGGCTCGGTTAATTGAAGGGGATCGGTTTACGGGCACAACATTAGATACGGTAACGCGCTGGTTGCAGTATTTCCGTGCAAAAAACAAATCATAA
- a CDS encoding amidohydrolase, which yields MSTLIQHVDLWTPQEIKIDVDILVSDQRIQKIGKNLECEDVDNKINGKRMLAMPGLINSHTHVAMTLFRSYADDVALMDWLENHIWPAEAKLNDEVVYWGSQLAFAEMIRGGTTAFCDMYMHMPQVAKAAVDVGMRGNIARGLAGTSPNGEEALQENVALFHEWHQAENGLIRVMLGPHAPYTCPAKYLEKVIDAAGKDNIEIHIHLSETQGEVETCREKHGLSPIAYMEQLGLFTQPTLAAHCVHVDADDIAIIAEHNVRVAHNPRSNLKLASGVAPVPQMLAANITVGLATDGASSNNKLDMWEEMQTAALIHKGVSYDPTAIPAQAAVELATSGGAHALGYSDLGELKEGHLADIILIDRSGFHWQPQYNVTSLLAYAAQSSDVDTVMINGKLVMQHRQLLTIDEERLRSEITKAQEYFSNLS from the coding sequence ATGAGCACATTAATTCAGCATGTGGACCTTTGGACACCGCAGGAAATAAAAATCGACGTTGATATTTTGGTAAGCGACCAACGAATTCAAAAAATCGGGAAAAATCTTGAATGTGAGGATGTTGACAATAAAATAAATGGCAAGAGAATGCTGGCCATGCCGGGCTTAATTAACAGTCATACCCATGTCGCAATGACATTATTTCGCAGCTATGCCGATGATGTTGCCTTAATGGATTGGCTCGAAAACCACATTTGGCCGGCGGAAGCAAAATTGAACGATGAAGTTGTTTACTGGGGTTCACAGTTGGCTTTTGCGGAAATGATTCGGGGCGGCACCACCGCGTTTTGTGATATGTATATGCACATGCCTCAGGTGGCTAAAGCGGCTGTTGATGTCGGCATGCGCGGTAATATTGCACGTGGCTTGGCGGGAACTTCTCCCAATGGAGAGGAAGCGCTGCAGGAAAATGTGGCGCTTTTCCATGAATGGCATCAAGCAGAAAACGGCTTAATTCGTGTAATGCTTGGACCGCATGCGCCATATACCTGTCCGGCAAAATATTTGGAAAAAGTCATTGATGCCGCCGGTAAAGACAATATCGAAATCCATATTCACTTATCCGAAACGCAAGGGGAGGTCGAAACCTGCCGAGAAAAACATGGGCTCAGTCCGATTGCTTATATGGAACAACTCGGTCTGTTTACTCAACCGACCTTAGCCGCACATTGCGTACACGTAGATGCTGACGATATTGCTATTATAGCGGAGCATAATGTAAGGGTTGCACATAATCCGCGCAGTAATTTAAAACTGGCTTCAGGCGTGGCACCGGTTCCTCAGATGCTTGCTGCGAATATAACCGTCGGTTTGGCTACCGACGGTGCATCGAGCAATAATAAGCTTGATATGTGGGAAGAAATGCAGACAGCCGCATTAATTCATAAAGGTGTATCCTACGATCCTACTGCTATTCCGGCACAAGCCGCGGTGGAATTGGCTACATCAGGGGGCGCCCATGCACTTGGGTATAGCGATCTCGGCGAATTGAAAGAAGGCCATTTGGCCGATATCATCTTAATCGACCGCAGCGGTTTCCATTGGCAACCGCAGTATAATGTTACGTCATTGCTTGCCTATGCGGCACAATCGTCGGATGTGGATACCGTTATGATCAACGGCAAGCTTGTTATGCAACATCGCCAACTGCTTACCATTGATGAAGAGCGTTTGCGCAGTGAAATTACAAAAGCGCAGGAGTACTTTAGCAACTTGTCATAA
- a CDS encoding NAD(+)/NADH kinase — protein MLVGIFPNLSKKNIEHHVNDLCKHLKNADIDFYIIDSYREEAQQREYHFTDNRWASLQEMQDSMDMAFTLGGDGTLISVAKLLLPYDIPLCGVNLGELGFLNMIEPDELDTRLEQIKAGDYKIWHRSLLASAILHESGQVQQLPAAMNEVVIGRSRPGRMARLRLYVNDVFVEEYPADGIIVSTATGSTGYALSCGGPIMHPNLTNMMVIPICPHLLKSSPLMLNADDEVTITMPERERHLYASIDGNESFYFTNEKKLLITRHPNSLPFVYFSNQNFFRLLFPKLTKSIYHAAQ, from the coding sequence ATGCTGGTAGGAATTTTTCCAAATTTATCCAAAAAAAATATAGAGCATCATGTCAATGATTTGTGCAAACACTTGAAGAATGCGGATATAGATTTCTACATCATTGATTCTTATCGTGAAGAAGCGCAGCAGCGAGAGTACCATTTCACCGATAATCGCTGGGCTTCTTTGCAGGAAATGCAGGACTCTATGGATATGGCATTTACGCTCGGCGGCGATGGTACATTAATCAGCGTAGCCAAGTTGTTACTGCCGTATGATATTCCGCTTTGCGGTGTTAATTTAGGAGAGCTGGGCTTTTTAAATATGATTGAACCGGACGAATTGGATACACGTCTGGAACAAATCAAAGCGGGCGATTATAAAATCTGGCACCGCAGTCTTTTAGCTTCGGCCATTCTGCACGAAAGCGGTCAAGTTCAGCAGCTTCCCGCCGCCATGAATGAAGTGGTAATCGGTCGCAGCCGGCCGGGACGTATGGCCAGATTGCGCTTATATGTTAACGACGTGTTTGTAGAAGAGTACCCCGCTGACGGCATTATCGTCTCAACCGCAACCGGCTCTACCGGTTATGCGCTATCCTGCGGTGGCCCGATCATGCATCCTAATTTAACTAATATGATGGTCATTCCGATTTGTCCACATCTTTTGAAGAGCTCGCCGCTGATGCTGAATGCCGATGACGAAGTCACCATCACCATGCCGGAACGGGAACGACACCTGTATGCATCCATTGACGGCAACGAATCTTTTTATTTCACGAATGAAAAGAAGCTTTTGATCACTAGACATCCAAATTCATTACCTTTTGTTTACTTTTCCAATCAAAATTTCTTCCGCTTATTATTCCCCAAATTAACCAAATCTATTTATCACGCTGCGCAATAG
- the dapA gene encoding 4-hydroxy-tetrahydrodipicolinate synthase, with protein MKSFGSVLTAMITPFTETGAVDYQASAQLARHLVTHGSDGLVICGSTGEGAVMTAEEKLKLFATIREAVGPEIFLVANTGSNNTQQSVAFTKEAEKTGVNACMAVVPYYNKPTQEGCYQHFAAIAQSTSLPIILYNVPGRTASQVTPETIARLANEFSNIVAVKEASGNLNQVSEIARLCPEGFLIYSGDDSLTLPILAVGGCGVISVAGHLVGEQLNQMVTSFLAGDVQKAQQIHYQLLPIMKKLFFISNPIPVKEAVGMIGLPAGEFRLPLVHANEKEKEFIREFLNAYDLC; from the coding sequence ATGAAGTCATTTGGATCCGTTTTAACGGCAATGATTACGCCATTTACAGAAACCGGAGCAGTCGATTATCAAGCAAGCGCTCAGCTCGCCCGCCATTTAGTTACCCATGGTTCGGACGGACTTGTCATTTGCGGCAGTACCGGTGAAGGTGCTGTAATGACTGCGGAAGAAAAATTGAAGCTTTTCGCAACGATTCGTGAAGCGGTCGGTCCGGAAATATTTTTAGTTGCCAATACCGGCTCAAATAATACGCAACAATCTGTAGCATTTACCAAAGAAGCCGAAAAAACAGGGGTAAATGCCTGTATGGCTGTCGTACCGTATTATAATAAGCCGACGCAGGAAGGTTGCTACCAACATTTTGCGGCGATTGCACAAAGCACCTCTTTACCGATCATTTTATACAATGTACCGGGGCGCACCGCCTCGCAAGTGACACCGGAAACGATTGCCCGTCTGGCCAACGAATTTTCGAATATTGTTGCGGTCAAAGAAGCGAGCGGAAATCTGAATCAAGTTTCCGAAATTGCACGGCTTTGTCCGGAAGGATTTCTGATTTACAGCGGTGATGATTCTTTAACTTTACCGATTTTAGCTGTGGGTGGTTGTGGCGTAATTAGTGTCGCCGGTCACCTCGTCGGTGAACAGTTAAACCAAATGGTCACATCATTCTTGGCCGGCGATGTGCAAAAGGCACAACAAATTCATTATCAATTGCTACCGATCATGAAGAAGCTTTTCTTCATATCCAATCCGATTCCGGTGAAAGAAGCGGTGGGTATGATCGGTTTGCCGGCCGGTGAATTCCGTTTGCCGTTGGTACATGCGAATGAAAAAGAAAAAGAGTTTATTCGTGAATTTTTGAACGCCTACGATCTTTGCTAA